From the Populus nigra chromosome 13, ddPopNigr1.1, whole genome shotgun sequence genome, the window GGTATTCATCATCATCGAATTAAATTATCATtcctaaattaaaatataaattggtttatttaccactttttatttctttaaaaaataattactttgtattaatattttaaatagttgatccaagtttagaaaataaaaaataaattttaatcgaTATTTATCAACAACAGAAATTAAccaaatttttattctttattctttattattattatttttatgtttttctttctcaaaagatgaaaaaaaaagtatttttgactGACTAACAAAATGCGTTCAAAGGCAGTCaaaattttactatttcttaaaaaaacaaatactagtttaatacattataaattaatcttttgGAAAATGAATTATATAGTCCATATagtttcataattaattaattaatttgtccatatatttttaaatatatttgtaaattgATCGTTTTTACccatttcatgttattttaatttatttaatttttattaagaaccaaaaaaataaaaaaaggaaaaagataatatggaaatattaatattaaaataatattagtttttggaaaacaaattattatattaaacatGGTTACAATAGTAAAGGGATGAATCAATCACTTTTAAGACTAAAGGgattatataatttatgtcaCAAAACTAGAGGGACTAATTTATAACTTACTCTACGACCAACCGCCTCTGTTGCCGATAAAGCAAAGCCAAGCCATCGCCCGCCAAATTAGACCACTAAAGTGTTTCACTTTCCAAAGAAATTCAAAGCACGCTCTCTATCTCTGGTTGGTAATCTTTTCTTCTTGTCtaaggtttgtttttcttgccTTTCTTTAGGGTTTTCTTGTTATTGTTAGGtttgcttttctcttctctgtttgcttattattattattgctgttGATTTCTTGCAAAGTAAGTAATAAACATGGCTGCAACACTAATAACAAGGAAAGATCATCATCGCCCTAGGGCAGTGCCTAATCTTCACAATCCAGTTCTTGATTCTGAAAAGAGATCAAGAACAAGTTACATGGCACAGCAGCAACAAGGTGGAGACTATTATCATCGTAATCAACTAGGGCTTCAAGCCAAGAAACCGAGGGTTGATCGTTTTAATAATAATGGGGCTGTCAATTTCGGTCCAAAGATTCAATCTTTTCCGCAGTTTGAGGGCAAGAAGGTGGAGATTAACTATGGGGTTTCTGGTTTCGATGCTAGGGTTCAAGCCCGTAAGCCAGAGTTGATTAATAATGGGGTTTTGACACCAAAGTTCCGGCCTTTGCCACAACTTCATGATCAGAAAGCAGAGGGgaataattggttttttatgcCAAATTTGCAAGCTTGGAAGCCCGAGGGTAATAATTTTGTGGTTTCAAGGCCGTATCCTCCACTTTCGCAGCAATTTCAAGGCAAGAAGCTAGGGTTTTATAATGGGTTTTCAGTGCCAAATTATCAAGTTTCTCGACATTTTCAAGACAGTAGTTTGAAGGTTGATAATTGGGTTTTCAATCCAAATCATCCAGCTATGCAGCAGGATCAAGAGAAGAAGTCAGAGGTTAACAAGGGGGGTTTTATGCCGAACCTTAATTTGTATAGTTCAAAGTCACTAGGAGGCCCTTTGTATTCAATGCCAAATCCTGCCATTGTAAAGCCCATGTTGAATCAAAATGTAACTAACATGTGTTTGCTGAATTCACAATCACATAGTTCTCTTGCGTCTTCTGGTTTGTTAACAAACTCTTCTTTTGTGctttctaattcttttaatgatgatgttaaaaatatgtatattaatTCAGCTCCACTGCATTCTGGTTTCTTAACAAATTCTGTGTTGTGTAATAATGCAGCTAATAAAAATGGGGGTTTCACTCCAAATCCCCCAGTTATGCAGCTTAATTTGGTGAATCTGAGCGCTACAAACATGCCTTTGAATTCACAGGCTCAAGTAGCCTCTTGCTATTCTGATGTGCTAACCACTTTGGTTGGCAATGGAATAGTTTCTTTGGCTAAACATGAAGTCCAAAGTAATAATGCAAATAGTTGCAAATTCAATTGTGCACCAAAGTTGCTGGAAACCAGTAACCAACTTGTGGCTAATGGATGTCCTGGTTTGAGAAATTCACTCATGAGTTCcttgattaaaaaggaagaTGATTTTAGGGGTGTCCTTGTATTTGATGCAAACCAACTTAAGGTGAGGCATGAATCTGTGATTAGATCCTTGTATGCTGATATGCCAAGACAATGCTCCACATGTGGAA encodes:
- the LOC133670762 gene encoding uncharacterized protein LOC133670762, which gives rise to MAATLITRKDHHRPRAVPNLHNPVLDSEKRSRTSYMAQQQQGGDYYHRNQLGLQAKKPRVDRFNNNGAVNFGPKIQSFPQFEGKKVEINYGVSGFDARVQARKPELINNGVLTPKFRPLPQLHDQKAEGNNWFFMPNLQAWKPEGNNFVVSRPYPPLSQQFQGKKLGFYNGFSVPNYQVSRHFQDSSLKVDNWVFNPNHPAMQQDQEKKSEVNKGGFMPNLNLYSSKSLGGPLYSMPNPAIVKPMLNQNVTNMCLLNSQSHSSLASSANKNGGFTPNPPVMQLNLVNLSATNMPLNSQAQVASCYSDVLTTLVGNGIVSLAKHEVQSNNANSCKFNCAPKLLETSNQLVANGCPGLRNSLMSSLIKKEDDFRGVLVFDANQLKVRHESVIRSLYADMPRQCSTCGIRFKFQEDHSKHMDWHVIKNRTIKISKQRTISRMWLDGVDMWLAARADVAAVPGFAKADAPVEKEKEEDWMSSTDENKVCTLCREPFEEFYSHEADDWIFRGAVYLNAEKKSAAESMDRSRLGPAVHAKCRPASK